In one Tessaracoccus palaemonis genomic region, the following are encoded:
- a CDS encoding potassium transporter Kup yields MPLAFAALGIVFGDIGTSPLYALQTVFSIEHNTVAPTPLDVYGVISLMFWSVMFVVSIKYVLLVMRADNDGEGGILALVALLRRCLGGQARLLGAVTLMGIVGAALFYGDSVITPAISVLSAMEGLELVAPAAGHFVLPGAIAVLTCLFLIQRHGTHVVGRAFGPVMSLWFLTIAILGIPKIVAHPQILAAVSPHFAAQFVLGRPWVAFIALGAIVLCITGAEALYADMGHFGRRPIRLAWFAAVLPCLLLNYFGQGAMILKEPATAASPFFSLAPEWARIPLIVLATAATVIASQAVISGAFSVSRQAARLGLMPRLRVTQTSREEGGQIYIGAINWLLFVGVLALIVAFRSSERLATAYGLAVTGTLLLTTTLFLLAARSLWHWSWWRLALVIAFVGVGELLFFAANITKFTSGGWIPLVIAGALITLMLTWERGDQARSAAKARLEGPMDEFIGQVRDSGVIRLPGIAVFPHSDRNTVPLALRDNVEFNHVLHENTVIMRVISENVPHIRHVDRVFVDDLGDPDDGVVHISYRVGFNDSQNIPKALAEAVGMTEELDFDPAEAKYFVSTLRISDHRSGILSAWQWALFHWLTTVEAPRAAVFHLPPDRVAVLGAAVEL; encoded by the coding sequence CTGCCGCTCGCGTTTGCGGCGCTCGGCATCGTGTTCGGCGACATCGGCACCAGTCCCCTGTACGCGCTGCAGACGGTTTTCTCCATCGAGCACAACACCGTCGCACCCACTCCGCTCGACGTGTACGGCGTCATCTCCTTGATGTTCTGGTCCGTGATGTTCGTCGTGTCGATCAAGTACGTGCTGCTCGTCATGCGCGCCGACAACGACGGCGAGGGAGGCATCCTCGCCCTGGTCGCGCTGCTGCGTCGCTGCCTCGGGGGTCAGGCCCGCCTGCTGGGGGCCGTGACGCTCATGGGCATCGTCGGCGCGGCCCTGTTCTACGGCGACTCCGTCATCACGCCGGCCATCTCCGTGCTGTCGGCGATGGAGGGGCTCGAGCTCGTCGCGCCGGCCGCGGGGCACTTCGTCCTGCCCGGCGCGATCGCCGTCCTGACATGCCTGTTCCTGATCCAGCGCCACGGCACGCACGTCGTCGGCCGGGCATTCGGTCCGGTGATGTCGCTGTGGTTCCTGACCATCGCGATCCTCGGGATCCCCAAGATCGTCGCGCATCCACAGATCCTCGCCGCCGTGTCGCCGCACTTCGCTGCCCAGTTCGTGCTTGGTCGGCCGTGGGTCGCGTTCATCGCGCTCGGCGCCATCGTCTTGTGCATCACCGGAGCCGAGGCGTTGTACGCCGACATGGGTCACTTCGGGCGTCGGCCCATCCGGCTGGCCTGGTTTGCAGCGGTGCTCCCGTGCCTGCTGCTCAACTACTTCGGCCAGGGCGCCATGATCCTGAAGGAGCCCGCGACGGCGGCGAGCCCGTTCTTCTCGCTCGCCCCGGAATGGGCGCGGATCCCGCTCATCGTGCTCGCGACCGCTGCCACGGTCATCGCGTCGCAGGCGGTGATCTCGGGGGCGTTCTCCGTGTCGCGGCAGGCCGCCAGGCTCGGCCTGATGCCGCGGCTGCGCGTGACCCAGACGTCGCGGGAGGAGGGCGGCCAGATCTACATCGGAGCCATCAACTGGCTGCTGTTCGTCGGCGTGCTCGCGCTGATCGTGGCGTTCCGGTCGTCGGAGCGTCTCGCCACGGCATACGGCCTCGCCGTCACAGGCACCCTGCTGCTGACCACCACGCTGTTCCTGCTGGCCGCGCGGTCGCTGTGGCACTGGAGCTGGTGGCGGCTGGCCCTGGTGATCGCGTTCGTCGGGGTCGGGGAGCTGCTGTTCTTCGCGGCCAACATCACGAAGTTCACCAGCGGTGGCTGGATCCCGCTGGTCATCGCCGGCGCGCTGATCACGCTGATGCTCACCTGGGAGCGGGGGGACCAGGCCAGGTCCGCTGCCAAGGCACGGCTCGAGGGCCCGATGGACGAGTTCATCGGCCAGGTGCGGGACTCCGGGGTCATCCGGCTGCCGGGCATCGCGGTGTTCCCGCACTCGGACCGCAACACCGTCCCGCTGGCGCTGCGCGACAACGTCGAGTTCAACCACGTGCTGCACGAGAACACCGTCATCATGCGGGTCATCAGCGAGAACGTCCCGCACATCCGGCACGTCGACCGGGTGTTCGTCGACGACCTCGGCGACCCCGACGACGGCGTCGTGCACATCAGCTACCGGGTCGGCTTCAACGACTCCCAGAACATCCCCAAGGCGCTGGCCGAGGCCGTCGGCATGACCGAGGAACTCGACTTCGACCCGGCAGAGGCGAAGTACTTCGTCTCCACGCTGCGGATCTCCGATCACCGCAGTGGCATCCTGTCAGCCTGGCAGTGGGCGCTGTTCCACTGGCTCACCACCGTCGAGGCGCCCAGGGCGGCGGTGTTCCACCTGCCCCCGGATCGCGTCGCGGTCCTCGGCGCGGCCGTGGAGCTCTGA
- a CDS encoding macro domain-containing protein, giving the protein MKVTVEQGDITAQRVDAIVNAANHAMRGGGGVDGAIHRVGGPAVLADCIRRFPGGLATGDAGWTSAGDLPARWVIHTVGPVHGHGSRDQLLSCYRRALEVADELGAHSVAFPLISAGVYGWPKADAVAAAIEGIVSSGSAVDEARIVAHDGAIYAMVGSALDAAGLK; this is encoded by the coding sequence ATGAAGGTCACCGTGGAGCAGGGCGACATCACCGCCCAGCGGGTCGACGCGATCGTCAACGCCGCCAACCATGCGATGCGCGGGGGAGGCGGCGTCGACGGCGCCATCCACCGTGTCGGTGGGCCGGCGGTCCTCGCCGACTGCATCCGCCGCTTCCCCGGAGGCCTGGCCACCGGTGACGCCGGCTGGACCTCCGCGGGGGACCTGCCCGCCCGCTGGGTGATCCACACCGTCGGACCGGTGCACGGGCACGGCAGCCGCGACCAGCTGCTGTCGTGCTACCGGCGGGCGTTGGAGGTTGCCGACGAACTCGGCGCCCACAGCGTCGCGTTCCCCCTGATCAGCGCCGGGGTCTACGGCTGGCCGAAGGCCGACGCCGTCGCCGCCGCGATCGAGGGCATCGTCTCGTCGGGCAGCGCCGTCGACGAGGCGAGGATCGTCGCGCACGACGGCGCCATCTACGCGATGGTCGGCTCTGCGCTCGACGCCGCGGGTCTGAAGTGA
- a CDS encoding response regulator transcription factor: MSTVLIIEDEARIAAFIAKGLRSAGFTSHQTGSGIEGAVLAVHGDFDLVVLDVGLPDIDGFEVLERIRGQGVKVPVIMLTARTSVADRVAGLEGGADDYMPKPFSFEELLARIRLRLRTEAPTAAEPTQLSHNGLTLDLRTRRAEVNGRSIDLSAREFTLAETFLRNPGQVLSREQLLSNVWGYDFDAGSNVVDVYVRYLRGKLGRERFETVRGMGYRLV, from the coding sequence ATGAGCACAGTGCTGATCATCGAGGATGAGGCCCGGATCGCCGCGTTCATCGCGAAGGGACTGCGGTCCGCCGGGTTCACGTCGCATCAGACGGGATCGGGGATCGAGGGCGCAGTGCTCGCCGTACACGGGGACTTCGACCTGGTCGTCCTCGACGTCGGGCTGCCCGACATCGACGGGTTCGAGGTGCTGGAGCGGATTCGTGGGCAGGGCGTGAAGGTGCCCGTCATCATGCTGACGGCGCGCACGTCGGTCGCCGACCGCGTCGCGGGACTCGAGGGCGGCGCCGACGACTACATGCCGAAGCCATTCTCGTTCGAGGAACTGCTGGCCCGCATCCGGCTCAGGCTCCGCACGGAGGCGCCGACGGCTGCCGAGCCGACGCAGCTCAGCCACAACGGGTTGACGCTCGACCTGCGGACGCGCCGGGCCGAGGTCAATGGCCGCTCCATCGACCTGTCGGCGCGGGAGTTCACCCTGGCGGAGACGTTCCTGCGGAACCCGGGCCAGGTGCTGAGTCGCGAGCAGCTGCTCAGCAACGTGTGGGGATACGACTTCGACGCGGGCAGCAACGTCGTCGACGTGTACGTGCGGTACCTGCGGGGGAAGCTGGGCCGCGAGCGGTTCGAGACGGTCCGTGGGATGGGGTACCGGCTCGTCTGA
- a CDS encoding sensor histidine kinase: MPMSPPLPRRTSLRARIMLPMILLAALALVLAGVVAAFIQHNAIISGIDDQLEGTRDELRVLATQGVDPSTGQPFTTPSALLRSYLARSAVVDAAGEMAIVDGKVAWVSSSDVPVRPENDAQLVEEVKVLAEDDESVIRTVATDSARYRALVVPVQFPGSTGALVTVYDLGLAEAGLRQTMLVYSLTGLITLLLVALASWRVVGTVLRPIEELRRTTEAIGERDLATRVPVTGHDELARLSSTVNLMLDRVQRAVEGQRNLLDDVGHELRTPITVVRGHLELVDASDPDDVAQTRDLALDELDRMGVLVNDLLMLAKSTESDFVNPTWTDLAVLTDQVAEKARALGPRAWRLASVADAEAWLDPLRITQAWLQLAANAVKYSAEGSPVSIGSRLHRGEVHLWVADEGIGIAPEELDRVRERFGRARNAPDQQHGAGLGLSIVESIVGAHGGRLDIESEAGAGSTFTLVLPLGPAVDPTTRDDEA, from the coding sequence ATGCCGATGTCCCCTCCCCTCCCGAGGAGAACGTCGCTGCGCGCCCGCATCATGCTGCCGATGATCCTGCTGGCCGCCCTGGCGCTGGTGCTGGCCGGCGTCGTCGCGGCGTTCATCCAGCACAACGCGATCATCAGCGGCATCGACGACCAGCTGGAGGGCACCCGCGACGAGCTGCGCGTGCTCGCGACCCAGGGCGTCGACCCGTCGACCGGCCAGCCGTTCACGACCCCGTCCGCCCTGCTGCGCAGCTACCTGGCCCGCTCAGCGGTGGTCGACGCGGCGGGCGAGATGGCGATCGTCGACGGGAAGGTCGCGTGGGTGTCGTCGAGCGATGTGCCCGTGCGCCCCGAGAACGACGCCCAGCTCGTCGAGGAGGTCAAGGTTCTCGCCGAGGACGACGAGAGCGTCATCCGCACCGTCGCCACCGACTCGGCCCGCTACCGCGCGCTCGTCGTGCCTGTGCAGTTCCCCGGGTCGACGGGGGCGCTCGTGACGGTCTACGACCTCGGGCTCGCCGAGGCCGGGCTGCGGCAGACCATGCTCGTCTACTCCCTGACCGGCCTCATCACGCTGCTGCTCGTCGCCCTGGCGTCGTGGCGGGTGGTGGGCACGGTCCTCAGGCCCATCGAGGAGCTGCGCCGCACCACAGAGGCCATCGGGGAGCGCGACCTCGCGACCCGTGTCCCCGTGACCGGGCACGACGAGCTGGCCCGGCTGTCCAGCACGGTCAACCTCATGCTCGACCGCGTCCAGCGGGCCGTCGAGGGGCAGCGGAACCTCCTCGACGACGTCGGGCACGAGCTGCGCACGCCCATCACCGTCGTGCGTGGGCACCTGGAACTCGTCGACGCCTCGGACCCAGACGACGTCGCCCAGACCCGCGACCTAGCGCTCGACGAGCTCGACCGGATGGGGGTGCTCGTCAACGACCTCCTGATGCTGGCGAAGTCCACGGAGTCCGACTTCGTGAACCCGACCTGGACCGACCTGGCTGTGCTGACCGATCAGGTCGCCGAGAAGGCCCGCGCGCTCGGCCCCCGCGCATGGCGGCTGGCGTCGGTCGCGGACGCTGAGGCATGGCTGGATCCGCTGCGCATCACGCAGGCGTGGCTGCAGCTGGCGGCCAATGCGGTGAAGTACTCGGCGGAGGGGTCGCCGGTCTCGATCGGCTCGCGTCTCCACCGCGGGGAGGTCCACCTCTGGGTTGCCGACGAGGGGATCGGCATCGCGCCCGAAGAGCTGGACCGGGTGCGTGAGCGCTTCGGCCGCGCCCGCAATGCCCCCGACCAGCAGCACGGCGCCGGGCTCGGGCTCAGCATCGTCGAGTCGATCGTCGGCGCGCACGGGGGGCGTCTCGACATCGAATCGGAGGCGGGGGCCGGGTCCACCTTCACGCTCGTACTCCCGCTCGGACCTGCGGTAGACCCGACGACAAGGGACGATGAAGCATGA
- a CDS encoding ATP-binding protein, with translation MLRRIAIVNRGESAMRLIHAVRDLNAEHPEAEPLVTIALYTDQERSAMFAREADEAYPLGPASERPYLNHDLLARVLVEARADAVWVGWGFVAEDAAFADLVESLGITFVGPSGEAMRRLGDKIGSKLLAEEVGVPVAPWSRGGVDTLDEALAAADRIGYPLMLKATAGGGGRGIRRVDTAADLEDAYQRTRDEAERAFGSGIVFLEKLVTGARHVEVQLISDGETAWALGVRDCTVQRRNQKIIEESASPLLTAEQTAQVKESAERLALSVGYRGAATVEFLYHPADRLFAFLEVNTRLQVEHPITEVTNEFDLVKAQLHVAGGGLLTDRPTEFGHAVEARLNAEDPDRDFAPAPGLITRLDLPAGPGIRVDTGVAEGDTIPADFDSMIAKIIAFGRTRSEALGRLRRAMRETTVVIEGGATNKSFVLELLARPEVVGPSSAPADTSRRGAPVEWADTGWIDRVRAEGGLVADEHAGIALVVAAIESYEEATRAEAERLLSTARGGRPQTQHASGVTGDLKLRGQVHTVTTFGTAPGRYRVVVDGACVEATVTRLDDVHGRVVVNGEKHRIVHAAHGPVHLIEVDGVTHRVSRDEGGVLRSPAPALVVATPVAVGAIVEAGSPVVVLESMKMETAIPAPFTARVKELQVMTGSQVETMAPLARLEPIESGDEQPEQASAATVDLPEAPPAAAPDARLAALRSSLSAALLGFDVDPADRPLAAYLAARAEAPEEARGAIVDGEIALVDLFADLAELTRNRPFGEQDPTELRIHSDREYFHSYLTTLDADRAGLPESFVARLGRVLRHYDVESLDRTSELEEAVFRIFLAQKRVADGVPVVLGVLERWLGEASPENGRSGRARAVLERLLRVTQLRFPAIGDMSRSVRFRWFDQPQVDAERAEVLAGFGDEVAALAADVDAPDYQERIRRLAGVHEWTATYLARALDDGIPATLPMLEVLLQKYYAEYGLRDVVRSSPGGRAVVTAAYTLEGRPRRFITTAGTVEELDAGGPLEALVSGAFEGRDEHTDGVVELYVTGADESDPDALAAALTDTLSAWSWGPNIARVAIGVCNGDVDYYTFRFEGGRLVEDPRVRGTHPMAGRRLDLWRLSEFETTRLPSPEDVWLFECVARSNPQDRRLVAMAQVRQLAAVRDADGTLLGLPHAERAVAHCLEAIRRTRTSRGKAGSQLDMNHVWIDVWPEVDLSLDDIVPLQNKITPLSDGAGIEEVLCQGRFVQPDGTLTPLAVRFHSQAGSGVTASVTPPPTEPLKPLDDYAGKVLRARRRGLVYPYELVGTLTGAGGSLQELDLDGDGNLVPVDRAPGLNTAGIIVADVTTPTALHPQGVRRIVLSGDPTKGLGAVAEPECSRIMAAIDLAEAERIPVEWFTLSSGARISMDSGTENMDWVGAALRRIVEFTQAGGEINVVVAGINVGAQPYWNAEATMLMHTRGILVMTPDSAMVLTGKQSLDFSGGVSAEDNFGIGGYDRVMGPNGQAQYWAPNLGAAMGILLGHYDHTYVAPGEDAPRVAPTTDPSDRDVSDFPHHAPGSDFSTVGQIFSAEHNPDRKKAFDIRTVIASVCDQDHPQVERWAGMADAETAVVMDGRIGGHSVSVLGIESTPVTRTGFPPTDGPDTFTAGTLFPRSSKKAARAINAASGNRPLVVLANLSGFDGSPESMRNLQLEYGAEIGRAIVNFQGRIVFVVISRYHGGAFVVFSKRLNENMTVLAIEGSYASVIGGAPAAAVVFARDVDKRASADPRVAELDARLRSASPEARGELQLELADVRSAVRAEKISEVAAEFDGVHSIHRAVEVGSVDRVISPSELRPAIISTIEQPLV, from the coding sequence ATGCTCCGGCGCATTGCCATCGTCAACCGCGGCGAGTCCGCCATGCGGCTCATCCACGCGGTCCGCGATCTCAACGCCGAGCACCCCGAGGCCGAGCCACTTGTCACCATCGCGCTGTACACCGACCAGGAGCGCTCGGCGATGTTCGCGCGCGAGGCCGACGAGGCCTACCCACTGGGCCCGGCCTCAGAGCGGCCCTACCTGAACCATGACCTCCTGGCCCGCGTGCTGGTCGAGGCCCGCGCGGACGCCGTGTGGGTGGGCTGGGGGTTCGTCGCCGAGGACGCGGCCTTCGCCGACCTGGTCGAGAGCCTCGGCATCACGTTCGTCGGCCCCTCGGGCGAGGCCATGCGCCGCCTTGGCGACAAGATCGGCTCCAAGCTGCTCGCCGAGGAGGTTGGAGTGCCCGTCGCGCCGTGGTCCCGCGGCGGAGTCGACACGCTCGACGAGGCCCTGGCGGCGGCGGACCGCATCGGCTACCCCCTGATGTTGAAGGCAACGGCCGGCGGCGGCGGCCGCGGGATCCGCCGCGTCGACACCGCGGCGGACCTCGAGGATGCCTACCAGCGCACCCGCGACGAGGCAGAGCGCGCCTTCGGGTCCGGCATCGTCTTCCTGGAGAAGCTCGTCACCGGCGCGCGTCACGTCGAGGTTCAGCTCATCTCCGACGGCGAGACCGCCTGGGCGCTCGGCGTGCGCGACTGCACGGTCCAGCGCCGCAACCAGAAGATCATCGAGGAGTCCGCCTCCCCGCTCCTGACGGCCGAGCAGACGGCCCAGGTGAAGGAGTCGGCCGAGCGGCTGGCCCTGTCGGTGGGCTACCGCGGGGCCGCGACCGTCGAGTTCCTCTACCATCCGGCGGACCGCCTCTTCGCGTTCCTCGAGGTCAACACCCGCCTGCAGGTCGAGCACCCCATCACCGAGGTCACCAATGAGTTCGACCTTGTCAAGGCGCAGTTGCACGTCGCGGGCGGCGGGCTGCTGACCGACCGTCCGACCGAGTTCGGCCACGCGGTCGAGGCCCGCCTGAATGCGGAGGACCCCGACCGCGACTTCGCGCCGGCGCCCGGCCTGATCACCCGGCTCGACCTGCCCGCCGGCCCCGGCATCCGCGTCGACACGGGCGTCGCCGAGGGCGACACCATCCCCGCCGACTTCGACTCCATGATCGCCAAGATCATCGCGTTCGGCCGCACCCGTTCCGAGGCGCTGGGCCGCCTGCGCCGCGCCATGCGCGAGACCACCGTCGTCATCGAGGGTGGGGCCACGAACAAGAGCTTCGTGCTCGAACTGCTGGCCCGGCCCGAGGTCGTCGGCCCGTCGTCGGCCCCCGCCGACACGTCGCGCCGCGGCGCCCCCGTCGAGTGGGCCGACACCGGCTGGATCGACCGGGTTCGCGCCGAGGGAGGCCTCGTCGCCGACGAGCACGCCGGCATCGCTCTGGTCGTCGCCGCCATCGAGTCCTACGAGGAGGCCACCCGCGCCGAGGCCGAGCGCCTGCTGTCCACCGCCCGCGGAGGGCGGCCCCAGACGCAGCACGCCTCCGGCGTCACGGGTGACCTGAAGCTCCGCGGCCAGGTACACACCGTCACCACGTTCGGCACCGCCCCCGGCCGGTACCGCGTCGTCGTCGACGGCGCCTGCGTCGAGGCCACGGTCACCCGGTTGGACGACGTGCACGGCCGCGTCGTGGTGAACGGCGAGAAGCACCGCATCGTCCACGCGGCGCACGGCCCCGTGCACCTGATCGAGGTCGACGGGGTCACGCACCGCGTCTCCCGGGACGAGGGCGGCGTGCTGCGCTCGCCCGCCCCGGCCCTGGTCGTCGCGACCCCCGTGGCCGTCGGTGCGATCGTCGAGGCAGGCTCCCCCGTCGTCGTGCTCGAGTCAATGAAGATGGAGACCGCGATCCCCGCCCCCTTCACCGCCCGGGTGAAGGAGCTCCAGGTCATGACCGGCTCGCAGGTCGAGACCATGGCCCCGCTCGCACGCCTCGAGCCCATCGAGTCGGGCGACGAACAGCCGGAGCAGGCCTCGGCGGCCACCGTCGACCTGCCGGAGGCCCCGCCTGCGGCGGCCCCGGACGCGCGGCTGGCGGCGCTGCGCTCCAGCCTGTCCGCCGCGCTGCTCGGCTTCGACGTCGATCCCGCCGACAGACCTCTCGCGGCCTACCTCGCCGCCCGGGCCGAGGCGCCCGAGGAGGCCCGCGGAGCCATCGTCGACGGCGAGATCGCGCTGGTCGACCTGTTCGCCGACCTCGCGGAGCTGACCCGGAACCGTCCCTTCGGCGAGCAGGACCCCACCGAGCTGCGGATCCACTCGGACCGCGAGTACTTCCACAGCTACCTGACAACGCTCGACGCCGACCGCGCGGGGCTGCCGGAGAGCTTCGTCGCCCGCCTGGGACGCGTGCTGCGTCACTACGACGTGGAGTCGCTGGACCGCACCTCGGAGCTGGAGGAGGCCGTGTTCCGGATCTTCCTCGCGCAGAAGCGCGTCGCCGACGGCGTCCCCGTCGTGTTGGGCGTCCTGGAGCGGTGGCTCGGCGAGGCGTCGCCCGAGAACGGCCGTTCCGGCCGGGCGCGGGCGGTGCTCGAGCGCCTGCTACGGGTCACGCAGCTGCGCTTCCCCGCGATCGGCGACATGTCGCGCTCCGTCCGGTTCCGCTGGTTCGACCAGCCCCAGGTCGACGCCGAGCGTGCCGAGGTGCTGGCCGGCTTCGGCGACGAGGTGGCCGCGCTGGCCGCCGACGTCGACGCCCCCGACTACCAGGAGCGCATCCGTAGGCTCGCCGGCGTGCATGAGTGGACGGCGACCTACCTCGCGCGGGCCCTCGACGACGGCATTCCGGCCACCCTGCCGATGCTGGAGGTGCTGCTGCAGAAGTACTACGCCGAGTACGGGCTGCGCGACGTGGTCCGTTCCTCCCCCGGCGGCCGCGCCGTCGTGACGGCCGCCTACACGCTGGAGGGCAGGCCGCGCCGCTTCATCACCACCGCCGGCACCGTCGAGGAGCTCGACGCCGGCGGCCCGCTGGAGGCCCTTGTCAGCGGCGCCTTCGAGGGTCGCGACGAGCACACGGACGGTGTCGTCGAGCTGTACGTGACCGGGGCGGACGAGTCCGACCCCGACGCGCTGGCCGCCGCCCTGACCGACACGCTCTCCGCGTGGTCGTGGGGTCCGAACATCGCCCGCGTGGCGATCGGCGTGTGCAACGGCGATGTCGACTACTACACCTTCCGCTTCGAGGGCGGCAGGCTGGTCGAGGACCCGCGGGTGCGCGGCACGCACCCGATGGCCGGGCGTCGCCTCGACCTGTGGCGCCTGTCGGAGTTCGAGACCACCCGCCTGCCCTCCCCCGAGGACGTCTGGCTGTTCGAGTGCGTCGCACGGTCCAACCCGCAGGACCGGCGCCTGGTCGCCATGGCCCAGGTGCGCCAGCTCGCCGCCGTGCGCGACGCCGACGGCACCCTGCTCGGCCTCCCGCACGCCGAGCGCGCGGTCGCCCACTGCCTGGAGGCGATCCGCCGCACCCGCACCTCGCGCGGCAAGGCCGGCAGCCAGCTGGACATGAACCACGTCTGGATCGACGTCTGGCCCGAGGTCGACCTGTCGCTCGACGACATCGTCCCGCTGCAGAACAAGATCACGCCGCTGTCCGACGGCGCGGGCATCGAGGAGGTGCTCTGCCAGGGCCGCTTCGTGCAGCCCGACGGAACCCTGACGCCGCTCGCCGTGCGCTTCCACTCTCAGGCGGGCTCGGGCGTCACCGCGTCGGTCACCCCGCCGCCCACCGAGCCGCTGAAGCCGCTCGACGACTACGCGGGCAAGGTGCTGCGCGCCCGACGCCGCGGGCTGGTCTACCCGTACGAACTGGTCGGCACGCTGACCGGCGCCGGCGGCTCGTTGCAGGAACTCGACCTCGACGGCGATGGCAACCTCGTGCCCGTCGACCGCGCCCCCGGCCTCAACACCGCCGGCATCATCGTCGCCGACGTCACGACGCCGACGGCGCTGCACCCGCAGGGCGTGCGCCGCATCGTGCTGTCCGGCGATCCGACGAAGGGCCTCGGCGCCGTCGCGGAGCCCGAGTGCTCCCGCATCATGGCCGCCATCGACCTCGCCGAGGCCGAGCGGATCCCCGTCGAGTGGTTCACGCTCAGCTCCGGTGCCAGGATCTCGATGGACTCGGGCACGGAGAACATGGACTGGGTCGGCGCCGCGCTGCGCCGGATCGTCGAGTTCACGCAGGCCGGCGGCGAGATCAACGTCGTCGTCGCGGGCATCAACGTCGGCGCGCAGCCGTACTGGAACGCCGAGGCGACCATGCTCATGCACACCCGCGGCATCCTCGTGATGACCCCGGACTCGGCCATGGTGCTGACCGGCAAGCAGTCGCTGGACTTCTCCGGCGGCGTGAGCGCGGAGGACAACTTCGGCATCGGCGGCTACGACCGCGTGATGGGCCCCAACGGCCAGGCCCAGTACTGGGCGCCGAACCTGGGCGCCGCGATGGGCATCCTGCTCGGGCACTACGACCACACCTACGTCGCTCCGGGCGAGGATGCTCCTCGCGTCGCCCCCACGACAGACCCGTCCGACCGCGACGTGAGCGACTTCCCGCACCACGCACCCGGATCCGACTTCTCGACGGTGGGTCAGATCTTCTCGGCCGAGCACAACCCGGACCGCAAGAAGGCCTTCGACATCCGCACGGTCATCGCGTCGGTGTGCGACCAGGACCACCCGCAGGTCGAGCGCTGGGCCGGGATGGCCGACGCGGAGACCGCCGTCGTGATGGACGGCCGGATCGGCGGCCACTCGGTCAGCGTGCTCGGCATCGAGTCGACGCCCGTGACCCGCACTGGCTTCCCGCCCACCGACGGGCCGGACACGTTCACGGCCGGCACTCTGTTTCCACGGTCATCGAAGAAGGCGGCCCGCGCGATCAACGCCGCGTCGGGCAACCGACCGCTTGTCGTGCTGGCGAACCTGTCCGGCTTCGACGGCTCCCCCGAGTCCATGCGCAACCTGCAGCTGGAGTACGGCGCCGAGATCGGCCGTGCGATCGTCAACTTCCAGGGTCGCATCGTCTTCGTGGTGATCTCGCGCTACCACGGCGGCGCGTTCGTCGTGTTCTCCAAGCGCCTGAACGAGAACATGACGGTGCTGGCGATCGAGGGCTCCTACGCCTCGGTGATCGGTGGGGCCCCGGCCGCGGCGGTGGTGTTCGCCCGCGACGTCGACAAGCGCGCCTCTGCCGACCCCCGGGTCGCCGAGCTCGATGCCAGGCTCCGCTCTGCTTCGCCGGAGGCCCGTGGCGAGCTGCAGCTGGAGCTCGCCGACGTGCGGTCGGCCGTGCGGGCCGAGAAGATCTCGGAGGTGGCCGCCGAGTTCGACGGCGTGCACAGCATCCACCGCGCGGTGGAGGTCGGCTCCGTCGACCGCGTCATCTCCCCGTCGGAGCTGCGCCCCGCGATCATCTCGACCATCGAGCAGCCCCTGGTCTGA